Proteins from one Hydrogenophaga sp. SL48 genomic window:
- a CDS encoding indolepyruvate ferredoxin oxidoreductase family protein — MKNVSLDDKYTATTGRIYLSGVQALVRLMLVQRQRDAAQGLNTAGFVSGYRGSPLGGLDEALWSAEKHLKQHGVKFLPGLNEELAATAVWGTQQLDLTGGSERDGVFAMWYGKAPGVDRCGDVFKHMAHAGTSRHGGVLLVAGDDHGAYSSTLPNQSDHLFAASMIPMLYPQGVEDYLELGLHGFAMSRFSGLPVGFKALADTVESSGSIEVGDHLQPCVFPEDFVAPDGGLHARLSTDTLGVQARKQEALMQDYKIYAAIAYARANRLNHVTRDAPNARLGIVASGKSYRDVLEALEELGIDEARGAQLGLRLFKVAMPWPLEPDSIREFADGLEEILVVEEKRQIVEYQLKEHLYNWRDDVRPRVIGKFDEQGEWVHPRGRWLLPATTDLSVAQIARVIAQRIGRFHQSEAIRDRLALLDAKDTILRQAVATPTRPAWYCSGCPHNTSTRVPEGSLALAGIGCHVMATAIFPEHNKTTTQMGGEGAPWLGQAWFSRRSHVFANLGDGTYFHSGSLAVRAAVAAGVNITYKILYNDAVAMTGGQPVDGPLTVPRIVQQLAAEGVRRIALVAEEPSRWADRALFPADHALLRFTVSHRDDMDAVQQELREFEGVSVLVYDQVCAAEKRRRRKKGEFPQAASRVVINELVCEGCGDCGVASNCTSLQPLSTQLGLKRTVDQSSCNADLSCIKGFCPSFVTVEGVQPRRPKVVEQGVATAGLPLPAEPVQKRLEGLHNILITGIGGTGVMTVGALIGMAAHLEGKGVSVLDMTGMSQKNGSVTSHVRLAMAPSLLLAQRIPTGEADLILGCDMLTAAAPDAIGRMQPGRTVAVINTHEQPTGHFAQQRDWQYPADALKTLIKDSTGDGAVFLGATQLATALLGDAIATNLFMLGFAFQKGLVPLSSASLLRAIEINGVAVKANQEAFMWGRRAAVDLAVVQRMAAPEQAIVLQRPDTLKALVAHRAEFLTAYQNPRYALEYTRFVERVRELESSTVGGDQLARAVAVNLFKLMAYKDEYEVARLFTDGAFEKRLAEQFEGQGRITFHMAPPVLGRRDAHGLPVKQAYGSWMRPALRALASLKWLRGSRLDPFGHSAERRGERALIVRYRSIVEKLLERLGGMDPETVLAVARVPEDIRGYGHVKAKAMAAADAKWQQLLSGVERSR; from the coding sequence ATGAAAAACGTGTCACTCGATGACAAATACACCGCGACCACAGGTCGCATCTATCTGAGCGGTGTGCAGGCCCTGGTGCGCCTCATGCTCGTGCAGCGGCAGCGTGATGCTGCACAAGGCCTGAACACCGCGGGCTTTGTGTCGGGCTACCGAGGGTCACCGCTGGGCGGCCTGGACGAGGCGCTCTGGTCGGCCGAAAAGCACCTGAAGCAACACGGCGTCAAGTTCTTGCCAGGGCTCAACGAAGAGCTGGCTGCCACGGCCGTCTGGGGCACCCAGCAGTTGGACCTGACAGGAGGGAGCGAGCGTGACGGCGTGTTTGCCATGTGGTACGGGAAGGCGCCCGGTGTGGACCGCTGCGGCGATGTGTTCAAGCACATGGCCCACGCGGGCACCTCGCGCCACGGTGGCGTGCTGCTGGTGGCGGGCGACGACCACGGCGCTTACTCTTCCACACTGCCCAACCAGAGCGATCACCTGTTTGCCGCCTCCATGATTCCCATGCTCTACCCGCAGGGTGTGGAGGACTACCTGGAGCTGGGGTTGCACGGCTTTGCGATGTCGCGCTTTTCCGGTCTTCCGGTGGGTTTCAAGGCCTTGGCCGACACGGTGGAGTCGTCCGGCTCCATTGAGGTCGGCGATCACCTGCAGCCCTGTGTGTTTCCCGAAGATTTTGTGGCGCCCGACGGCGGACTGCACGCCCGGCTGTCCACCGACACGCTGGGCGTCCAGGCGCGCAAGCAGGAAGCGCTCATGCAGGACTACAAGATCTACGCCGCCATCGCCTACGCCCGCGCCAACCGGCTCAACCACGTCACGCGAGACGCGCCGAACGCGCGGCTGGGCATTGTGGCCTCGGGCAAGTCCTACCGCGATGTGCTCGAAGCGCTGGAGGAGTTGGGCATTGACGAAGCACGCGGCGCCCAGCTCGGGCTGCGCCTGTTCAAGGTGGCCATGCCCTGGCCGCTGGAGCCCGATTCGATCCGCGAGTTCGCCGACGGGCTGGAGGAAATCCTGGTCGTGGAAGAAAAGCGCCAGATCGTCGAGTACCAGCTCAAGGAGCACCTGTACAACTGGCGCGACGATGTGCGACCGCGCGTCATCGGCAAGTTCGACGAGCAGGGGGAGTGGGTGCATCCGCGCGGGCGCTGGCTGCTGCCCGCCACGACCGACCTCTCGGTGGCGCAGATTGCCCGGGTGATTGCGCAGCGTATCGGCCGCTTTCACCAGAGCGAAGCGATCCGCGACCGCCTGGCCCTGCTGGACGCCAAAGACACCATCCTGCGACAGGCCGTGGCCACACCCACCCGACCCGCGTGGTACTGCTCGGGCTGCCCACACAACACCTCCACCCGCGTGCCGGAGGGCAGTCTCGCGCTGGCTGGCATCGGCTGCCACGTGATGGCCACGGCCATCTTCCCCGAACACAACAAGACCACCACCCAGATGGGGGGCGAGGGTGCGCCCTGGCTCGGCCAGGCCTGGTTCTCCAGACGGTCGCACGTGTTTGCCAACCTCGGCGACGGCACCTACTTCCACTCGGGCTCGCTGGCGGTGCGTGCTGCGGTGGCTGCGGGCGTGAACATCACCTACAAGATCCTCTACAACGACGCCGTCGCCATGACCGGTGGCCAGCCGGTGGACGGGCCGCTGACGGTACCGCGCATCGTCCAGCAACTGGCCGCAGAGGGGGTGAGGCGCATCGCGCTGGTGGCCGAGGAACCCTCGCGCTGGGCGGACCGCGCCCTGTTTCCGGCCGACCACGCACTGCTGCGGTTCACGGTCAGCCACCGCGACGACATGGACGCGGTACAACAGGAGTTGCGTGAGTTTGAAGGTGTGTCGGTGCTGGTCTACGACCAGGTCTGCGCTGCCGAAAAACGCCGTCGGCGCAAGAAAGGCGAGTTTCCCCAGGCCGCCAGCCGGGTGGTGATCAACGAGCTGGTGTGCGAAGGCTGCGGGGACTGTGGGGTGGCGTCCAACTGCACGTCGCTGCAGCCGCTGTCCACGCAGCTGGGCTTGAAGCGCACGGTCGATCAGTCGTCCTGCAATGCCGACCTGTCTTGCATCAAGGGTTTTTGCCCGAGTTTCGTCACGGTGGAGGGCGTTCAACCGCGCAGGCCCAAGGTGGTGGAGCAGGGCGTTGCCACAGCCGGGCTGCCCTTGCCCGCGGAACCAGTGCAGAAGCGGCTTGAGGGCCTGCACAACATCCTGATCACGGGCATCGGTGGCACAGGGGTGATGACCGTGGGCGCGCTGATCGGCATGGCCGCCCACCTGGAGGGCAAGGGCGTGTCGGTGCTGGACATGACCGGCATGTCCCAGAAAAACGGCTCAGTGACCTCACACGTGCGGCTGGCGATGGCGCCGTCGTTGCTGCTGGCTCAACGCATCCCCACTGGCGAGGCCGACCTGATCCTGGGCTGCGACATGTTGACCGCCGCAGCGCCAGACGCCATCGGCCGTATGCAACCTGGCAGGACCGTTGCCGTGATCAACACCCACGAACAACCCACGGGCCACTTCGCCCAACAACGCGACTGGCAGTACCCTGCGGATGCTTTAAAAACCCTGATCAAGGACAGCACGGGCGATGGGGCGGTGTTTCTCGGCGCCACCCAGCTCGCCACGGCGCTGCTGGGTGACGCGATCGCCACCAACCTCTTCATGCTGGGGTTTGCTTTCCAGAAAGGGCTGGTGCCGCTGTCGTCGGCGTCGCTGCTCCGGGCCATCGAGATCAACGGCGTGGCGGTGAAGGCAAACCAGGAAGCGTTCATGTGGGGTCGCCGGGCCGCTGTCGATCTCGCCGTCGTCCAGCGCATGGCCGCCCCCGAGCAGGCCATCGTGCTGCAGCGGCCAGACACGCTGAAAGCGCTGGTGGCGCACCGTGCCGAGTTCCTGACCGCTTACCAGAACCCGCGCTACGCCCTTGAATACACCCGCTTCGTGGAGCGTGTGCGCGAGCTTGAGTCCAGCACCGTGGGGGGTGACCAACTGGCGCGCGCCGTGGCGGTCAACCTGTTCAAGCTGATGGCGTACAAGGACGAGTACGAAGTGGCCCGACTGTTCACCGATGGGGCCTTTGAAAAGCGCCTGGCCGAGCAGTTCGAGGGGCAGGGACGCATCACGTTTCACATGGCACCCCCCGTGCTGGGCCGGCGCGATGCGCACGGTCTGCCGGTCAAACAGGCCTACGGTTCCTGGATGCGACCTGCCTTGCGTGCACTGGCCTCCCTCAAGTGGTTGCGCGGATCGCGCCTGGATCCATTTGGACACAGCGCAGAAAGACGCGGAGAGCGCGCGCTCATCGTGCGGTACCGAAGCATTGTCGAGAAGCTGCTGGAGCGGTTGGGCGGCATGGACCCGGAAACGGTGCTGGCTGTGGCTCGCGTGCCCGAAGACATCCGTGGTTACGGACATGTGAAGGCGAAGGCGATGGCGGCGGCCGATGCCAAGTGGCAGCAATTGCTCTCAGGCGTTGAACGGAGTCGGTGA